The following proteins come from a genomic window of Nitrospira sp.:
- a CDS encoding putative MFS-type transporter, which yields MTALSWWTGVTRYQWLVLFVAWLGWVFDAMDATIYAIVLHPALHDLLHTASGPPSAEQIGWYGGIIFSIFLIGWAIGGITFGIVADRFGRTKVLIATIVIYAVFTGAAALAESWWHLALARFLTALGIGGEWAAGAAIVAETWPEEKRAKAAGILQSAWAVGFFLAATINLTLRDAYGWRGLFVIGILPAFVALLVRWWVKEPERWTHAHAQKAIPLTAIFRGDLQRATLVGSTLAFVAVFGLWGATNWAPTLIRELPDLKGQEPATLTRYVSYAIMALNAGALFGYLGFGPLADRFGRRPVFAFMCLGSLIMLPITYLTPSSYIGVLMLLPILGFFNNGIFSGFPIYLPELYPTQVRATGAGFCFNAGRVLASASPLLTGWLVTTLGSFSRAASTIALIYLFGLIVLLFAPETKGRRLPD from the coding sequence GTGACGGCGCTGTCTTGGTGGACCGGCGTGACGCGCTACCAGTGGCTGGTGTTGTTTGTTGCCTGGTTGGGCTGGGTTTTCGATGCGATGGACGCAACGATTTATGCCATTGTTTTGCATCCGGCCTTGCATGATTTGCTGCATACGGCAAGCGGCCCGCCGAGCGCCGAGCAGATCGGCTGGTACGGTGGCATCATCTTTTCCATTTTTCTTATCGGCTGGGCGATCGGCGGCATCACGTTCGGGATCGTAGCCGATCGATTCGGACGCACAAAAGTCCTCATCGCCACGATCGTCATCTACGCCGTCTTCACCGGCGCCGCTGCATTGGCAGAGTCCTGGTGGCATCTTGCACTAGCTAGATTTCTGACCGCACTCGGCATCGGCGGGGAATGGGCGGCAGGCGCCGCGATCGTGGCGGAGACGTGGCCGGAAGAGAAGCGTGCCAAAGCAGCGGGGATTCTCCAATCGGCTTGGGCCGTGGGGTTCTTTTTGGCCGCCACGATAAATCTCACGTTGAGAGATGCCTATGGCTGGCGAGGATTGTTTGTCATCGGTATTCTTCCGGCGTTTGTTGCCCTCCTCGTTCGCTGGTGGGTCAAGGAGCCGGAACGTTGGACCCATGCCCATGCACAGAAGGCCATCCCATTGACCGCCATCTTTCGAGGTGACTTACAACGAGCCACGTTGGTCGGTTCAACGCTGGCGTTTGTCGCGGTATTCGGTCTTTGGGGAGCAACGAATTGGGCCCCGACGCTGATCCGTGAATTGCCGGACTTGAAGGGGCAAGAGCCCGCAACACTCACCAGATACGTGAGCTACGCCATCATGGCCTTGAACGCTGGGGCTCTATTTGGATATCTGGGCTTCGGCCCTCTCGCCGATCGATTTGGTAGACGACCGGTATTCGCCTTCATGTGCCTCGGAAGCCTCATTATGTTGCCGATCACCTACTTGACGCCATCGAGTTATATCGGTGTTCTGATGCTCCTGCCGATCCTCGGATTTTTCAATAATGGAATTTTCAGCGGATTTCCGATCTACCTACCCGAGCTGTATCCTACACAGGTACGAGCCACGGGGGCCGGATTCTGTTTCAACGCGGGACGCGTCTTGGCGTCGGCCTCCCCTCTCCTGACCGGCTGGCTGGTCACAACACTTGGCTCCTTTAGTCGGGCTGCCAGCACCATTGCGCTGATCTATCTATTCGGACTTATTGTGCTTTTGTTTGCTCCAGAAACGAAGGGCCGTCGCTTACCTGATTGA
- a CDS encoding Chaperone protein DnaJ yields MPSKARHVCERRRDGEAAVSRENEAGGLLQHPRAIVLRMLRMNYYEILGVPREASDEDIKKAYRKLVFEHHPDRNPHRKDADERIREINVAYEIVGDPEKRKTYDRLSWGAEPRPETVDPSIILDEMERKLFDEGRKELFAILMKDMKRVKAELAVIREQAVAEQGYDSFLESIVTARASEIMSDFVTDEMEGRKQRLVEVAVEMMVSQGVTKRDDEGGIRALRNRLETAFRNGRVHGIASALELFYERR; encoded by the coding sequence GTGCCGAGTAAGGCACGGCACGTCTGTGAACGCCGCCGAGATGGTGAGGCGGCGGTGTCCCGCGAGAACGAAGCTGGAGGGCTTTTGCAGCATCCTCGTGCTATAGTCCTTCGCATGCTGCGGATGAATTACTACGAGATACTCGGCGTCCCACGAGAAGCGTCCGACGAGGACATCAAGAAGGCCTATCGGAAGCTGGTCTTTGAGCACCATCCCGACCGGAATCCTCACAGAAAGGACGCGGACGAGCGGATCAGAGAGATCAATGTCGCGTATGAGATCGTCGGTGATCCTGAAAAACGAAAAACCTACGATCGGTTGTCCTGGGGAGCTGAGCCGCGCCCTGAGACAGTCGATCCCAGCATTATCCTGGATGAAATGGAGCGGAAGCTCTTCGACGAAGGCAGGAAAGAATTATTCGCGATTTTGATGAAAGATATGAAGCGAGTGAAGGCGGAGTTGGCCGTTATTCGAGAACAGGCGGTGGCGGAGCAAGGTTACGATTCGTTCTTGGAATCCATAGTCACCGCGCGAGCGTCAGAAATTATGAGTGACTTTGTAACGGATGAAATGGAGGGACGAAAACAACGTCTGGTTGAAGTGGCGGTAGAGATGATGGTGTCGCAGGGAGTGACGAAGCGCGACGATGAGGGCGGGATTCGAGCGCTGCGGAATCGTCTCGAAACGGCGTTTCGCAACGGTCGCGTGCACGGCATCGCGTCTGCGCTGGAGCTGTTCTATGAGAGGCGTTAG